From a region of the Candidatus Eisenbacteria bacterium genome:
- a CDS encoding Zn-ribbon domain-containing OB-fold protein, whose translation MNEPPKEPVKYVDSHVRLPYHYVAGDYRAKQLRAFKDKKILGSKCSKTGKVFIPPIVNSPASFAPCTEFVEVADRGVVTTFCVVNIPVIGRDIELPYVAASVALDGADISIFAAIQQCKPEDVRMGMRVEAVWKPDAERQGNHEDILYFRPTGEPDAPLASFIHRL comes from the coding sequence ATGAACGAACCCCCGAAGGAACCCGTCAAGTACGTCGACTCGCACGTGCGGCTGCCGTACCACTACGTCGCCGGGGACTATCGCGCGAAGCAGCTCCGTGCCTTCAAGGACAAGAAGATCCTCGGCTCGAAGTGCTCGAAGACCGGCAAGGTCTTCATTCCGCCGATCGTGAACTCGCCCGCGAGCTTCGCGCCGTGCACCGAGTTCGTCGAGGTCGCGGACAGGGGCGTCGTCACGACCTTCTGCGTCGTCAACATCCCCGTCATCGGGCGCGACATCGAGCTGCCGTACGTCGCCGCGTCGGTGGCGCTCGACGGCGCGGACATCTCGATCTTCGCGGCGATCCAGCAGTGCAAGCCCGAGGACGTACGCATGGGCATGCGCGTCGAGGCGGTCTGGAAGCCCGACGCCGAGCGCCAGGGCAACCACGAGGACATCCTCTACTTCCGGCCGACGGGCGAGCCCGACGCGCCGCTCGCCTCGTTCATCCACCGCCTATGA